A window of the Lolium perenne isolate Kyuss_39 chromosome 7, Kyuss_2.0, whole genome shotgun sequence genome harbors these coding sequences:
- the LOC127312501 gene encoding uncharacterized protein, whose protein sequence is MRGKVVDNEKRKRAAEDMGDAMRALKNRANHAKQDMDILAALEEMRSMKSRHAGVSVNRMLEILKHSTHLKEEKIVAELDDEDEELIKSITSRNSKVYVKRIEDDDGDEDFVIPGQLRFMAEINGSSESVLHPTVVLTNNNST, encoded by the exons ATGAGGGGAAAG GTTGTGGACAACGAGAAGAGAAAACGAGCAGCAGAGGACATGGGCGATGCAATGAGAGCACTGAAGAACAGAGCAAACCACGCAAAGCAGGACATGGACATACTTGCTGCTTTAGAAGAGATGCGGTCCATGAAG TCGAGACATGCAGGAGTGTCCGTTAACCGGATGCTCGAAATTTTGAAGCACTCCACTCACCTTAAG GAGGAAAAAATAGTAGCAGAActagatgatgaagatgaagaactcATCAAATCAATCACTTCCCGA AACTCGAAAGTTTATGTGAAAAGGATCGAAGACGACGATGGTGATGAAGATTTCGTTATACCAGGCCAGTTAAGGTTCATGGCAGAG ATCAATGGATCTTCTGAATCAGTGTTACATCCAAcagttgtgttgaccaacaataatAGTACCTAG